A stretch of Ipomoea triloba cultivar NCNSP0323 chromosome 13, ASM357664v1 DNA encodes these proteins:
- the LOC116001390 gene encoding ethylene-responsive transcription factor ERF086-like, translating into MSSSSSSEHQFSLFEPIRTPTGYTWLQRNTSLMSQPTEKRGRRRQAAAEPGRFLGVRRRPWGRYAAEIRDPLTKERHWLGTFDTAQEAALAYDRAALSMKGTQTRTNFIYSHDFTTTTKTLLFPNNSPLPLQNPNFQDSPVDKQPHQNSPSLNDGENPFFFSDKEENSGYLDCVVPHSCLNPPSRETNGDKNVFIPTEKEKGNDSGQTAAAALRGNPSCYDGIIGERLWWELEGEEPWELEAMIAATNKRTIVEVGNACMGSSSSPSSSFDGMGGGDSSSSPRFSFLLPDNVADFGYSNLF; encoded by the coding sequence AtgtcgtcatcatcatcatcagagcATCAGTTTAGCCTGTTTGAGCCCATCCGTACACCCACAGGATACACTTGGCTCCAACGCAACACTTCCCTGATGTCGCAGCCCACCGAGAAGCGTGGGCGGCGCCGACAGGCGGCGGCGGAGCCAGGGCGGTTCTTGGGTGTCCGGCGGCGGCCTTGGGGCCGATACGCCGCCGAAATCCGAGACCCACTCACCAAGGAGAGGCATTGGCTTGGAACCTTCGATACTGCCCAAGAAGCCGCCTTGGCCTATGATAGGGCTGCCCTTTCCATGAAGGGCACCCAAACAAGAACCAACTTTATCTACTCTCACGACTTCACCACCACCACAAAAACCTTATTATTCCCTAATAATTCTCCTCTTCCCCTGCAAAACCCTAATTTCCAGGACTCGCCAGTTGACAAACAACCTCATCAAAATTCTCCGTCCTTAAATGATGGTGAAAaccctttctttttctctgaTAAGGAAGAGAATTCTGGGTACTTGGATTGTGTAGTGCCGCATAGCTGCTTGAACCCTCCTTCCCGAGAAACCAACGGGGACAAGAATGTTTTTATTCCGACAGAGAAAGAGAAGGGAAACGACAGCGGTcaaacggcggcggcggcgttaCGCGGAAACCCGTCGTGCTATGATGGGATTATTGGGGAGAGATTGTGGTGGGAATTGGAAGGGGAGGAGCCATGGGAGCTGGAGGCGATGATCGCCGCCACTAATAAGCGCACTATAGTGGAGGTGGGGAATGCATGCATGGGGAGTTCATCGTCGCCGTCGTCGAGCTTTGATGGAATGGGTGGAGGAGATTCATCGTCGTCGCCAAGATTCTCGTTTCTTCTGCCTGATAATGTGGCTGATTTTGGCTACTCTAATCTTTTCTAA